Proteins co-encoded in one Actinobacillus succinogenes 130Z genomic window:
- the glpQ gene encoding glycerophosphodiester phosphodiesterase: MKLKILAAVVAMAALTACSSQSSVSRQAVTEQNKIVIAHRGASGYLPEHTLESKALAFGQKADYLEQDLAMTKDNRLIVIHDHFLDELTDVAKKFPNRKRTDGRYYVIDFTLKEIQSLAMTENFKTENGKQVQVYPNRFPLWQSHFRIHTFEEELEFIQGLEKSSGKKIGIYPEIKAPWLHRKEGKDISQAVLQVLKKYGYTQKSDPVYLQTFDFNELKRIKTELLPQMGMDVKLVQLIAYTDWHETEEKNTDGKWVNYDYDWMFKDGAMAEVAKYADGVGPGWYMLVDEKQSKPGSIVYTPLVNELKKYRMELHPYTVRKDALPAFFTDVNQMYDALLNKAGATGIFTDFPDTAVEFLQHK; encoded by the coding sequence ATGAAACTGAAAATATTAGCCGCAGTCGTCGCCATGGCCGCCTTAACGGCCTGTTCTTCTCAATCGTCCGTATCGCGACAAGCGGTAACGGAGCAAAATAAAATCGTCATCGCTCACCGCGGGGCAAGCGGTTATTTGCCGGAACACACGCTGGAAAGCAAAGCCCTGGCATTCGGGCAAAAAGCCGATTATCTGGAACAGGATTTAGCCATGACCAAAGACAACCGTCTGATTGTGATTCACGATCACTTTCTTGACGAATTAACGGATGTGGCGAAAAAATTCCCGAACCGCAAACGTACCGACGGACGCTATTACGTCATCGACTTTACCCTGAAAGAAATTCAAAGCCTTGCAATGACGGAAAATTTCAAAACCGAAAACGGTAAACAGGTACAGGTATATCCGAACCGCTTCCCGTTGTGGCAATCTCATTTCCGTATTCACACCTTCGAAGAGGAACTGGAATTCATTCAAGGATTGGAAAAATCCAGCGGCAAAAAAATCGGCATTTATCCTGAAATTAAAGCGCCGTGGTTACACCGCAAAGAAGGTAAAGATATCAGCCAAGCCGTGCTTCAGGTGCTGAAAAAATACGGTTACACCCAAAAATCCGATCCCGTTTATCTGCAAACTTTTGATTTCAACGAGCTTAAACGGATTAAAACCGAACTCTTGCCGCAAATGGGCATGGATGTGAAATTGGTACAGCTTATCGCCTACACCGACTGGCATGAGACGGAAGAAAAAAACACCGACGGTAAATGGGTGAACTACGATTACGACTGGATGTTTAAAGACGGCGCCATGGCGGAAGTGGCAAAATATGCCGACGGTGTCGGTCCGGGCTGGTATATGCTGGTGGACGAAAAGCAATCCAAACCGGGCAGCATCGTATATACGCCGCTGGTTAACGAACTGAAGAAATACCGTATGGAACTGCATCCGTACACGGTACGTAAAGACGCCTTACCGGCATTCTTTACCGATGTAAACCAAATGTACGACGCATTGCTGAACAAAGCGGGCGCTACCGGTATATTCACCGATTTCCCCGATACGGCGGTAGAATTTTTACAACATAAATAA
- a CDS encoding ABC transporter ATP-binding protein — protein MILFSNLSLKRGQNLLLENANATISPKQKVGLVGKNGCGKSSLFSLLKKESQPEGGEIGYPAGWAVSWVNQETPALDISALDYVIEGDRTYTRLQKKLAQANEYNDGNAIARIHGQLDVIDAWSIQSRAAALLHGLGFSQDELNRSVKSFSGGWRMRLNLAQALLCPSDLLLLDEPTNHLDLDAVIWLERWLTQYQGTLILISHDRDFLDPIVNKIIHIENQKLNEYTGDYSSFELQRAEKLSQQTALFRQQQDKIAHLQKYIDRFKAKASKAKQAQSRIKALERMELIAPAHADNPFTFAFREPLSLPNPLIMIDKASAGYGEGDRAVEILSKIKLNLVPGSRIGLLGKNGAGKSTLIKLLAGELTALSGTVQQAKGVRLGYFAQHQLDTLRADESALWHLQKLAPQQTEQALRDYLGSFAFHGDKVKEPVKQFSGGEKARLVLALIVWQRPNLLLLDEPTNHLDLDMRQALTEALVDYRGSLIVVSHDRHLLRNTAEEFYLVHDKRVEEFKGDLEDYAKWLNEVNSQQRNEQKSAVKNSDVFKQSANENSSANRKEQKRREAELRQQTAPLRKQLTEFEAKMDKLSAQLADIETQLADSELYLAENKEKLTALLAQQVQTKKALEEAEMNWLVTQEKLESLLAIE, from the coding sequence ATGATTTTATTTTCGAATTTATCGCTCAAACGCGGGCAAAATTTATTATTGGAAAATGCCAACGCCACCATTAGTCCGAAACAAAAGGTCGGATTAGTGGGCAAAAACGGGTGTGGTAAATCTTCGCTTTTTTCTTTGTTAAAAAAAGAAAGCCAGCCTGAAGGTGGGGAAATCGGTTATCCCGCCGGTTGGGCGGTTTCTTGGGTGAATCAGGAAACGCCGGCATTAGACATTTCTGCGTTGGATTATGTGATTGAGGGGGATCGTACTTATACCCGGTTACAAAAAAAGCTGGCGCAGGCGAACGAATATAATGACGGTAACGCCATCGCCCGTATTCACGGACAACTCGATGTTATCGACGCTTGGTCGATTCAATCCCGTGCCGCCGCATTGTTGCACGGCTTAGGTTTTTCACAGGATGAACTGAACCGTTCGGTGAAATCCTTTTCGGGCGGTTGGCGAATGCGTTTGAATCTGGCACAGGCATTACTTTGTCCGTCCGACTTATTACTGCTGGACGAACCCACCAACCATTTGGATTTAGATGCGGTAATTTGGCTTGAACGCTGGCTGACGCAATATCAAGGTACATTGATACTGATTTCCCATGATCGTGATTTTCTGGATCCGATTGTCAATAAAATCATTCACATTGAAAACCAAAAGCTTAACGAATATACCGGCGATTATTCGAGTTTCGAGTTGCAGCGTGCGGAAAAACTGTCGCAACAGACCGCACTTTTCCGTCAACAGCAGGATAAAATTGCGCATTTGCAAAAATATATCGATCGTTTTAAAGCTAAAGCCAGTAAAGCGAAACAGGCGCAAAGCCGCATAAAAGCCTTGGAACGTATGGAATTGATTGCGCCCGCTCATGCGGATAATCCCTTTACCTTTGCATTTCGTGAACCGCTTTCATTGCCGAATCCGTTGATTATGATCGACAAAGCGTCCGCCGGTTACGGTGAAGGCGATCGAGCGGTGGAAATTTTGAGTAAAATCAAATTAAATCTGGTACCCGGTTCGCGTATTGGCTTGCTTGGTAAAAACGGAGCGGGTAAGTCCACTTTGATTAAACTTCTGGCGGGCGAGCTGACCGCACTTTCCGGCACGGTACAACAGGCAAAAGGCGTACGGTTGGGTTATTTCGCCCAACATCAGCTCGATACGCTAAGGGCCGACGAAAGTGCGCTTTGGCATTTACAAAAACTGGCGCCGCAACAAACGGAGCAGGCGTTACGCGACTATCTCGGCAGTTTTGCTTTTCACGGCGATAAAGTGAAGGAGCCCGTAAAGCAATTTTCCGGCGGAGAAAAAGCGCGTTTGGTTCTTGCTTTAATTGTGTGGCAACGTCCGAATTTACTGCTATTGGACGAACCGACCAACCATCTGGATTTGGATATGCGCCAGGCCTTAACGGAGGCGTTGGTGGATTATCGGGGATCATTGATTGTCGTGTCCCATGATCGCCATTTGTTGCGTAATACGGCGGAAGAATTTTATCTGGTTCACGATAAGCGAGTGGAAGAATTCAAAGGAGATTTGGAGGATTACGCCAAATGGTTGAACGAGGTGAACAGCCAACAACGCAATGAACAAAAAAGTGCGGTCAAAAACAGCGACGTTTTTAAACAATCCGCGAATGAAAATTCCAGTGCCAATCGTAAGGAACAAAAACGTCGTGAAGCGGAATTACGTCAACAAACGGCACCGCTTCGTAAGCAACTTACCGAGTTTGAAGCGAAAATGGATAAGCTGAGCGCACAGCTTGCCGACATTGAAACTCAACTGGCGGATAGCGAACTTTATCTCGCTGAAAATAAAGAAAAACTGACCGCACTTTTGGCGCAACAGGTACAAACTAAGAAAGCCTTAGAAGAAGCGGAAATGAATTGGCTGGTGACGCAGGAAAAATTGGAAAGTCTGCTTGCGATTGAATAA
- a CDS encoding MarC family protein, which produces MFDSLLVQFVVLWAVIDPIGSIPVYLTKTARLSAEERHHVALKSVLIASGILLFFLLVVQVLFELMQIPLSAFQIAGGLVLFIFALTMIFGEGKPEHEIKMHTNLSELAVYPLAVPSIASPGAMMAIVMLTDNHRFSFTDQLITALIMLSVLGITYVLFLIANRIQKLIGNTGAAVISRVMGLILAAVAVNNILVGIHDFYIQSLH; this is translated from the coding sequence ATGTTTGATTCGTTGCTTGTACAGTTTGTTGTGTTATGGGCGGTAATCGACCCGATCGGATCCATTCCCGTTTATCTGACCAAAACCGCAAGGCTATCGGCCGAAGAGCGGCATCATGTTGCGCTTAAATCCGTTTTAATTGCAAGCGGTATTTTATTATTTTTCCTACTTGTCGTGCAGGTATTATTCGAACTCATGCAAATTCCCCTTTCCGCTTTTCAGATTGCCGGCGGTTTGGTTTTATTTATTTTTGCACTCACCATGATTTTTGGCGAAGGCAAGCCTGAACACGAAATAAAAATGCATACCAATTTATCCGAATTGGCGGTCTACCCGCTTGCCGTGCCGTCGATAGCCTCACCGGGCGCCATGATGGCAATTGTGATGTTAACGGATAACCACCGCTTCAGTTTTACCGATCAGCTTATCACGGCGCTGATTATGCTGTCGGTACTCGGCATTACTTATGTATTATTTTTAATCGCGAATCGTATTCAAAAGCTTATCGGAAATACGGGAGCCGCCGTTATTAGCCGGGTTATGGGATTAATTCTGGCGGCGGTTGCGGTAAATAATATTTTAGTGGGGATTCACGATTTTTATATCCAATCCTTACACTAA
- the glpT gene encoding glycerol-3-phosphate transporter: MFGPFKPAPHIAELPADKIDSTYKRLRWQVFAGIFFGYAAFYFVRANFDLAQKGLIEAGMYTKTELGIIGTGAGLAYGLSKFIMAGMSDRSNPKVFLPFGLLLSGLCMTLMGLMPWATSGIAIMFTLIFLNGWFQGMGWPPCGRTMVHWWSKSERGTIVSIWNCAHNLGGMVPGMMVLLASAVYFSEYGVQATAKDVWQQALYYPGVAAMIAAVPIYFVMKDTPQSCGLPPIEKWRNDYPDDYDEKTAEKDLSTKEIFVNYVLKNKLLWYIAIANVFVYLIRYGVLKWSPVYLGEVKHFNIKGTAWAYTIYELAAIPGTLLCGWVSDKIFKGKRGITGFVFMILTTIAVFALWKNPATPEAELAQYAGRPFYENPYQLTDFILMTTVGFLIYGPVMLIGLHALELAPKKAAGTAAGFTGLFGYLGGTVSASAVVGWAADKFGWDGGFYVMIAGGLSAVLLMFIVMLAESKHKAQLGDHYGK, encoded by the coding sequence ATGTTTGGTCCATTTAAGCCGGCACCGCACATTGCGGAGCTTCCGGCGGATAAGATCGATTCAACGTATAAACGCTTACGATGGCAGGTTTTCGCAGGAATTTTCTTCGGTTATGCAGCGTTCTACTTTGTTCGTGCAAATTTCGATTTAGCGCAAAAAGGGTTAATTGAAGCCGGCATGTACACTAAAACCGAATTGGGCATCATCGGTACCGGTGCCGGTTTGGCGTACGGTTTGTCGAAATTCATCATGGCAGGGATGTCCGATCGTTCGAATCCGAAAGTATTCTTACCGTTCGGTTTGTTACTTTCGGGTTTGTGTATGACATTAATGGGATTAATGCCTTGGGCGACCTCCGGTATCGCTATTATGTTCACACTAATTTTCCTGAACGGCTGGTTTCAGGGAATGGGGTGGCCGCCATGCGGTCGTACAATGGTTCACTGGTGGTCTAAATCGGAACGGGGAACCATCGTTTCAATCTGGAATTGCGCCCATAATTTAGGGGGAATGGTGCCGGGTATGATGGTATTATTAGCCAGCGCCGTTTACTTCAGCGAATACGGCGTTCAGGCTACGGCGAAAGACGTATGGCAACAGGCGTTATATTATCCCGGTGTTGCCGCTATGATTGCCGCCGTTCCTATTTACTTCGTGATGAAAGACACACCGCAATCCTGTGGTTTACCGCCGATCGAAAAATGGCGAAACGATTATCCGGACGATTATGATGAAAAAACCGCAGAAAAAGATTTAAGTACGAAAGAAATCTTCGTGAACTACGTACTGAAAAATAAATTACTGTGGTATATCGCAATTGCCAACGTATTTGTGTATTTAATCCGTTACGGCGTATTAAAATGGTCGCCGGTATATCTGGGCGAAGTAAAACACTTCAACATAAAAGGGACTGCCTGGGCATATACCATTTATGAACTGGCGGCAATTCCGGGTACATTATTATGCGGTTGGGTCTCCGATAAAATATTCAAAGGCAAACGTGGTATAACCGGCTTTGTATTTATGATTTTAACTACCATTGCCGTATTCGCTTTATGGAAAAATCCGGCAACTCCGGAAGCGGAATTAGCACAATATGCCGGTCGTCCGTTCTATGAAAATCCGTACCAGTTAACCGATTTCATCTTAATGACGACTGTCGGTTTCTTGATTTACGGTCCGGTTATGTTAATCGGTTTACACGCTCTTGAACTTGCGCCGAAAAAAGCGGCGGGTACTGCCGCCGGTTTTACCGGTTTATTCGGCTACTTGGGCGGAACGGTTTCCGCTTCGGCTGTGGTCGGTTGGGCCGCAGACAAATTCGGTTGGGACGGTGGCTTCTACGTTATGATTGCCGGCGGTTTATCGGCTGTTCTGCTAATGTTTATCGTCATGCTTGCCGAAAGCAAACATAAAGCTCAATTAGGCGACCATTACGGTAAATAA